The proteins below come from a single Streptomyces tubercidicus genomic window:
- a CDS encoding histidine phosphatase family protein has protein sequence MNGTKSGQGRRIVLWRHGQTAWNLERRFQGSTDIGLTEAGVSQARRAARLLAALRPDAIIASDLERAAATAGELAALTRLDVTHDAALRETYAGSWQGLTHEEILARYGEQYTAWKRGEPVRRGGGELETEVADRAAPVVLNHADKLPENGTLVVVSHGGTIRTTIGRLLGLEAHHWEGLGGLSNCCWSVLGEGARGWRLMEHNAGTLPEPVLGDDD, from the coding sequence CTGAACGGCACCAAGAGCGGCCAGGGGCGCCGCATCGTCCTCTGGCGCCATGGCCAGACCGCCTGGAATCTGGAGCGCCGCTTCCAGGGCTCGACGGACATCGGGCTGACCGAGGCGGGCGTCTCCCAGGCGCGGCGCGCCGCCCGGCTCCTCGCCGCCCTCCGGCCGGACGCCATCATCGCCTCCGACCTGGAGCGGGCGGCGGCCACGGCGGGCGAGCTGGCCGCGCTGACCCGGCTGGACGTGACGCATGACGCGGCCCTGCGGGAGACCTACGCGGGCTCCTGGCAGGGGCTGACGCACGAGGAGATCCTCGCGCGCTACGGCGAGCAGTACACCGCCTGGAAGCGCGGTGAGCCGGTGCGCCGCGGCGGCGGCGAGCTGGAGACCGAGGTCGCCGACCGGGCCGCCCCGGTCGTCCTCAACCACGCCGACAAGCTCCCCGAGAACGGCACCCTGGTCGTGGTCAGCCACGGCGGCACGATCCGTACCACCATCGGGCGGCTGCTCGGCCTGGAGGCCCACCACTGGGAGGGCCTGGGCGGTCTGTCGAACTGCTGCTGGTCCGTGCTGGGCGAGGGCGCGCGCGGCTGGCGCCTGATGGAACACAACGCCGGCACCCTGCCGGAGCCGGTGCTCGGCGACGACGACTGA
- the nadD gene encoding nicotinate-nucleotide adenylyltransferase: protein MGEHTGPVKRRLGVMGGTFDPIHHGHLVAASEVASQFHLDEVIFVPTGQPWQKSHKTVSPAEDRYLMTVIATASNPQFSVSRIDIDRGGKTYTIDTLRDLRAEHRDADLFFITGADALSQILTWHDAAELVSLAHFIGVTRPGHVLADPGLPAGAVSLVEVPALAISSTDCRARVAQGDPVWYLVPDGVVRYIDKKELYRNDG from the coding sequence ATGGGAGAGCACACAGGGCCCGTGAAGCGGCGACTCGGAGTGATGGGCGGGACGTTCGACCCGATCCACCACGGACACCTGGTCGCCGCCAGCGAGGTGGCCAGCCAGTTCCACCTCGACGAGGTCATCTTCGTGCCCACGGGGCAGCCGTGGCAGAAGAGCCACAAGACGGTGTCCCCGGCCGAGGACCGGTATCTGATGACGGTCATCGCGACCGCGTCGAACCCGCAGTTCTCCGTCAGCCGGATCGATATCGACCGCGGCGGCAAGACGTACACGATAGACACGCTGCGTGATCTGCGTGCCGAGCACCGTGACGCGGATCTGTTCTTCATCACCGGCGCCGACGCGCTCAGCCAGATCCTGACCTGGCACGATGCCGCGGAGCTGGTCTCGCTCGCCCACTTCATCGGGGTGACCAGGCCCGGACATGTCCTCGCGGACCCCGGGCTGCCCGCGGGGGCGGTGTCTTTGGTCGAGGTGCCGGCGCTGGCCATCTCCTCGACCGACTGCCGGGCGCGCGTCGCCCAGGGGGATCCGGTCTGGTACCTGGTGCCGGACGGTGTGGTGCGCTACATCGACAAAAAAGAGCTGTACCGCAACGACGGCTGA
- the rsfS gene encoding ribosome silencing factor — protein MTATDRSIELINAAAQAAADKLAHDIIAYDVSDVLSITDAFLLASAPSDRQVKSIVDEIEERLNKDLGAKPVRREGDREARWVLLDYVDIVVHVQHSEERVFYALERLWKDCPEIDLPEEAKATRGKAAEHADATAGEQDGELL, from the coding sequence GTGACCGCCACGGACCGCTCCATCGAGCTCATCAACGCCGCCGCCCAGGCCGCGGCCGACAAGCTCGCGCACGACATCATCGCGTACGACGTCAGTGACGTCCTCTCGATCACCGATGCCTTCCTGCTGGCCTCGGCGCCCAGCGACCGCCAGGTCAAGTCGATCGTCGACGAGATCGAGGAACGCCTCAACAAGGACCTCGGTGCCAAGCCGGTCCGCCGCGAGGGCGACCGCGAGGCCCGCTGGGTGCTGCTCGACTACGTCGACATCGTGGTGCACGTCCAGCACAGCGAGGAGCGTGTCTTCTACGCGCTCGAACGCCTGTGGAAGGACTGCCCCGAGATCGACCTCCCCGAGGAGGCCAAGGCCACCCGCGGCAAGGCCGCCGAGCACGCCGACGCCACGGCGGGCGAACAGGACGGTGAGCTGCTCTGA
- a CDS encoding glutamate-5-semialdehyde dehydrogenase, with amino-acid sequence MTSSASHTSPVLETARRAREAAAVLAPLPRTARDAALLAIADALVERTDEIVTANAQDIAKARTAGTAESVVDRLTLTPERIAAIAADVRQVVALPDPVGEVVRGSTLPNGLDLRQVRVPLGVIGIIYEARPNVTVDAAALCLKSGNAVLLRGSSSAYASNSALVEVLRDAVQRAGLPADAVQLVPGESRDSVRELMRARGLVDVLIPRGGASLIRTVVEESIVPVIETGTGNCHVYIDEAADLDMAVDILVNSKAQRPSVCNAAETVLVHAGVAEKFLPRALEALTQAGVIVHGDAAWQQAGPGLVAPATDEDWATEYLSYDIAAAVVPDLDAAVAHIRRWTSGHTEAIVTTSQAAARRFTQLVDSTTVAVNASTRFTDGGEFGFGAEIGISTQKLHARGPMGLPELTSTKYIVTGDGHTR; translated from the coding sequence ATGACCAGCAGCGCATCGCACACCTCGCCCGTCCTTGAGACCGCCCGCCGCGCGCGGGAGGCAGCCGCCGTCCTGGCGCCACTGCCGCGTACGGCCCGTGACGCAGCGCTGCTCGCCATCGCCGACGCCCTGGTGGAGCGGACCGACGAGATCGTCACCGCCAACGCCCAGGACATCGCCAAGGCGCGGACCGCGGGCACTGCGGAGTCCGTCGTGGACCGGCTCACCCTCACCCCCGAGCGGATCGCGGCCATCGCCGCCGACGTCCGCCAGGTCGTGGCGCTGCCCGACCCGGTGGGCGAGGTGGTGCGCGGCTCGACCCTGCCCAACGGCCTCGATCTGCGGCAGGTCCGGGTCCCGCTCGGCGTGATCGGGATCATCTACGAGGCCCGGCCCAATGTGACGGTGGACGCCGCCGCCCTGTGCCTGAAGTCCGGCAACGCCGTGCTGCTGCGCGGCTCGTCCTCCGCCTACGCCTCCAACAGCGCCCTGGTGGAGGTGCTGCGGGACGCCGTCCAGCGCGCCGGGCTGCCCGCCGACGCGGTGCAGCTGGTGCCCGGCGAGAGCCGTGACTCGGTGCGTGAGCTGATGCGCGCCCGCGGCCTGGTCGATGTGCTGATCCCGCGCGGCGGCGCGTCCCTGATCCGTACGGTCGTCGAGGAGTCCATCGTCCCGGTGATCGAGACCGGCACCGGCAACTGCCACGTCTACATCGACGAGGCCGCCGACCTCGACATGGCCGTCGACATCCTCGTCAACTCCAAGGCGCAGCGGCCCAGCGTCTGCAACGCCGCGGAGACGGTGCTGGTGCACGCCGGGGTCGCGGAGAAGTTCCTGCCGCGCGCCCTGGAGGCGCTGACCCAGGCCGGTGTCATCGTGCACGGCGACGCGGCCTGGCAGCAGGCGGGCCCCGGGCTGGTGGCCCCCGCCACCGACGAGGACTGGGCGACCGAGTACCTCTCGTACGACATCGCGGCCGCCGTGGTGCCCGACCTGGACGCGGCGGTGGCGCACATCCGGCGCTGGACCTCCGGTCACACCGAGGCCATCGTCACCACCTCGCAGGCCGCGGCCCGCCGCTTCACCCAGTTGGTGGACTCCACCACGGTCGCGGTCAACGCCTCCACCCGTTTCACCGACGGCGGCGAATTCGGCTTCGGCGCGGAGATCGGCATCTCGACGCAGAAGCTGCACGCCCGCGGCCCCATGGGACTGCCGGAACTGACCTCCACGAAGTACATCGTCACGGGCGACGGCCACACCCGCTGA
- a CDS encoding M48 family metallopeptidase, whose amino-acid sequence MTESPDGSANVPSRDRRRFPGISSRAYEHPADRSALVALRKLSGFDTVFKTLSGLLPERSLRLLFLSDSVRVGDQQFAHLNDMLRDACYILDLEKVPPMYVNQDPQPNAMCIGLDEPIIVVTTGLVELLDEEEMRAVIGHEVGHALSGHAVYRTILLFLTNLAMKVAWIPLGNVAIMAIVTALREWFRKSELSADRAGLLVGQDLQASMRGLMKLAGGNHLHEMNVDAFLKQADEYEAGGDLRDSVLKILNLLPRSHPFTTVRAAELKKWAANRDYQRIMDGHYPRRDEDKDTSVSDSFRDSAAHYADSMRNSKDPLMGLVRDIAGGAGDLGGKLRDTVFRGGQRSDGSGGANGSGGAGGSDGA is encoded by the coding sequence ATGACGGAGAGCCCAGACGGCAGCGCCAACGTACCGAGCCGGGACCGGCGGCGATTCCCCGGAATCTCGTCGCGTGCGTACGAACACCCGGCGGACCGCTCGGCGCTGGTGGCGCTGCGCAAGCTGAGCGGGTTCGACACCGTCTTCAAGACGCTCAGCGGCTTGTTGCCGGAGCGCAGCCTGCGGCTGCTGTTCCTGTCGGACTCGGTGCGGGTGGGCGACCAGCAGTTCGCGCACCTCAACGACATGCTGCGCGACGCCTGCTACATCCTGGACCTGGAGAAGGTCCCGCCGATGTATGTGAATCAGGACCCGCAGCCCAACGCCATGTGCATCGGTCTCGACGAGCCGATCATCGTGGTGACCACCGGCCTGGTCGAGCTGCTGGACGAGGAGGAGATGCGGGCGGTCATCGGCCACGAGGTCGGACACGCACTGTCCGGGCACGCCGTCTACCGCACGATTCTGCTGTTCCTGACGAATCTGGCGATGAAGGTCGCCTGGATCCCGCTGGGCAATGTCGCGATCATGGCGATCGTGACGGCGCTGCGCGAGTGGTTCCGCAAGTCGGAGCTGTCGGCCGACCGTGCCGGGCTGCTCGTCGGGCAGGATCTGCAGGCGTCGATGCGCGGTCTGATGAAGCTGGCCGGCGGCAATCATCTGCACGAGATGAATGTCGACGCCTTCCTGAAGCAGGCCGACGAGTACGAGGCCGGCGGCGATCTGCGCGACTCCGTGCTGAAGATCCTCAACCTGCTGCCGCGCAGCCACCCGTTCACCACCGTGCGGGCGGCCGAACTCAAGAAGTGGGCGGCCAACCGCGACTACCAGCGGATCATGGACGGTCACTACCCGCGCCGGGACGAGGACAAGGACACCTCGGTCTCCGACTCCTTCCGGGACTCCGCCGCCCACTACGCCGACTCGATGCGCAACAGCAAGGACCCGCTGATGGGCCTGGTGCGCGATATCGCGGGCGGCGCGGGTGACTTGGGCGGCAAGCTGCGCGACACGGTCTTCCGTGGCGGACAGCGTTCCGACGGCTCGGGCGGCGCCAACGGAAGCGGTGGAGCGGGCGGCTCGGACGGCGCCTAG
- the proB gene encoding glutamate 5-kinase — protein MAGARQDVKDARRIVVKVGSSSLTTAAGGLDADRVDALVDVLAKHQDKEIVLVSSGAIAAGLAPLGLAKRPRDLARQQAAASVGQGLLVARYTASFARYGRRVGQVLLTSDDTSRRAHYRNAYRTLDQLLAMGAVPIVNENDTVATDEIRFGDNDRLAALVAHLVRADLLILLSDVDGLYDGDPATPGTSRIAEVHGPGDLAGISIGSAGKAGVGTGGMVTKVEAARIAAAAGIPVVLTSAVHAADALAGGSTGTHFLRTGRRSADRLLWLAHASTPRGALILDDGAVRAVVQRRSSLLPAGIAAVEGEFSAGDPVELRDGEGRAVARGLVNFDAREIPRLMGRSTRDLARELGPAYEREVVHRDDLVLLHD, from the coding sequence GTGGCAGGCGCAAGGCAGGACGTGAAGGACGCCCGCCGGATCGTGGTGAAGGTCGGCTCGTCCTCGCTGACCACGGCAGCGGGCGGACTGGACGCGGACCGCGTCGACGCGCTGGTGGACGTCCTGGCCAAGCACCAGGACAAGGAGATCGTGCTGGTCTCCTCCGGTGCCATCGCGGCCGGTCTGGCGCCCCTGGGGCTCGCCAAGCGGCCCCGCGACCTGGCCCGGCAGCAGGCCGCCGCCAGCGTCGGCCAGGGCCTGCTGGTCGCCCGTTACACCGCCTCCTTCGCCCGCTACGGCCGCCGCGTCGGCCAGGTCCTGCTGACCTCCGACGACACCAGCCGCCGGGCCCACTACCGCAACGCCTACCGGACCCTGGACCAGCTGCTGGCCATGGGCGCCGTACCGATCGTGAACGAGAACGACACCGTCGCCACCGACGAGATCCGGTTCGGCGACAACGACCGGCTGGCGGCCCTGGTCGCCCATCTCGTCCGCGCCGACCTGCTGATCCTGCTCTCGGACGTGGACGGCCTCTACGACGGCGATCCGGCCACCCCCGGCACCTCCCGGATAGCCGAGGTCCACGGGCCCGGGGACCTGGCGGGCATCTCCATCGGCAGCGCGGGCAAGGCCGGCGTCGGCACCGGCGGCATGGTCACCAAGGTCGAGGCGGCCCGGATCGCGGCCGCGGCCGGTATCCCGGTCGTCCTGACCTCCGCCGTGCACGCCGCGGACGCCCTGGCCGGCGGCTCCACCGGCACCCACTTCCTGCGCACCGGCCGCCGCTCCGCCGACCGGCTGCTGTGGCTCGCGCACGCCTCCACCCCGCGCGGGGCGCTCATTCTGGACGACGGGGCGGTGCGGGCCGTCGTCCAGCGCCGCTCCTCGCTGCTGCCGGCCGGTATCGCCGCCGTGGAGGGCGAATTCTCCGCCGGTGATCCGGTCGAGCTGCGGGACGGCGAGGGCCGCGCGGTCGCCCGTGGCCTCGTCAATTTCGATGCCCGGGAAATCCCCCGATTGATGGGGCGTTCGACCCGCGATCTCGCCCGTGAGCTGGGCCCCGCCTATGAGCGGGAGGTCGTGCACCGCGACGATCTGGTGCTGCTGCACGACTGA
- a CDS encoding LCP family protein: MSDRQDPYGRDPYAHDPYAQEQQGQQGYTYDAYGQPVYHDAAQAPYEQHYDPYGQQAAASAYEGYDPYGGQQGTGQAAQGYQGGHQPYQAQPEYGYDPYGQVQAQPGHPQQYDPYGHPQQDPSHQQEWIPQQAQQSPYEQVPYGEQPRYEEPAPQRQDGPPRPPAQRRAPADETAAPLDDGGPAAPSDGDPEYRTEQFSFIEEPDEDSEDVIDWLKFTESRTERREEAKRRGRSRLVALSVVLALLVAGGVGYLWWAGKLPGVAGPGAGEAAAGAGQKRDVLVVHLRDTKNGNSSTALLVDNETTHKGTTVLLPNSLLVSKDDGTTTTLGKSVKDEGTEPTRDSLNSLLGADLKASWRLDTPYLENLVETVGGITLDADATVPGAKKGASPVVKQGSAQDLNGQAAVAYATYLGPGEPQTKQLQRFGQVMQATLKKVSSDADGATTTVKTLLQVLDPPLTEAQLGSSLAQRAELAKTGAYRTTLLPVQANGTLSQTTSASVVKDVLGGTVKKTAPGATARVAVRNATGNKAFTEKAQVALLNGGYSFVDDGAAGAAAATSRITYAEAAQKARAAEVAKTLGLPAGAVTQGKGAANADITVVLGRDYKG, translated from the coding sequence GTGAGCGACCGACAGGATCCGTACGGGCGGGACCCGTATGCCCATGACCCGTATGCCCAGGAGCAGCAGGGGCAGCAGGGCTACACCTACGACGCCTACGGGCAGCCGGTGTACCACGACGCCGCCCAGGCGCCGTACGAGCAGCACTACGACCCGTACGGCCAGCAGGCCGCCGCGTCCGCCTATGAGGGCTATGACCCATACGGCGGCCAACAGGGCACCGGCCAGGCCGCCCAGGGGTACCAGGGCGGCCACCAGCCCTACCAGGCGCAGCCGGAGTACGGCTACGACCCCTACGGGCAGGTGCAGGCGCAGCCCGGCCATCCGCAGCAGTACGACCCGTACGGCCACCCCCAGCAGGACCCCTCGCACCAGCAGGAGTGGATCCCGCAGCAGGCCCAGCAGTCCCCGTACGAGCAGGTCCCCTACGGGGAGCAGCCCCGCTACGAGGAGCCCGCCCCGCAGCGCCAGGACGGCCCGCCCCGGCCGCCGGCCCAGCGCCGCGCCCCCGCGGACGAGACCGCCGCGCCGTTGGACGACGGCGGCCCCGCCGCGCCCTCCGATGGCGACCCCGAGTACCGCACCGAGCAGTTCTCCTTCATCGAGGAGCCGGACGAGGACTCCGAAGACGTCATCGACTGGCTGAAGTTCACCGAGAGCCGCACCGAGCGGCGCGAGGAGGCCAAGCGGCGCGGCCGGAGCCGGCTCGTCGCGCTGTCCGTCGTGCTGGCCCTGCTGGTCGCCGGTGGTGTCGGCTATCTGTGGTGGGCGGGCAAGCTGCCGGGAGTGGCCGGTCCGGGCGCCGGTGAGGCCGCCGCGGGCGCCGGACAGAAGCGCGATGTCCTCGTCGTCCATCTGCGGGACACCAAGAACGGCAACAGCTCGACGGCGCTGCTGGTGGACAACGAGACCACCCACAAGGGCACCACCGTCCTCCTGCCCAACAGCCTCCTCGTCTCCAAGGACGACGGCACCACCACGACGCTCGGCAAGTCCGTCAAGGACGAGGGCACCGAGCCGACCCGGGACTCCCTCAACAGCCTGCTGGGCGCCGACCTCAAGGCCAGCTGGCGGCTGGACACCCCCTACCTGGAGAACCTCGTCGAGACGGTCGGCGGGATCACCCTCGACGCCGACGCCACCGTCCCCGGCGCCAAGAAGGGCGCCTCCCCGGTCGTCAAACAGGGCAGCGCCCAGGACCTCAACGGCCAGGCCGCCGTCGCCTACGCCACCTACCTGGGGCCGGGCGAGCCGCAGACCAAGCAGCTCCAGCGGTTCGGCCAGGTCATGCAGGCGACCCTGAAGAAGGTCTCCAGCGACGCCGACGGCGCCACCACCACCGTGAAGACGCTGCTCCAGGTGCTCGATCCGCCGCTCACCGAGGCCCAGCTGGGCAGCTCGCTGGCGCAGCGGGCGGAGCTGGCGAAGACCGGCGCGTACCGCACCACCCTGCTGCCCGTGCAGGCGAACGGGACGCTCAGCCAGACCACCTCGGCGAGCGTGGTCAAGGACGTGCTCGGCGGCACGGTCAAGAAGACCGCCCCCGGTGCGACCGCCCGGGTCGCGGTCCGCAACGCCACCGGAAACAAGGCTTTCACCGAGAAGGCGCAGGTCGCGCTGCTCAACGGCGGCTACAGCTTCGTCGACGACGGCGCCGCCGGCGCGGCCGCCGCCACGTCCCGGATCACCTACGCGGAGGCCGCCCAGAAGGCGAGGGCCGCGGAGGTCGCCAAGACACTGGGGCTGCCGGCGGGCGCGGTCACACAGGGCAAGGGCGCCGCGAACGCCGACATCACCGTGGTGCTGGGGCGCGACTACAAGGGCTGA